In Candidatus Woesearchaeota archaeon, the genomic stretch TTTATGCTGCCCATGAGCTTCTTTCCAGAATCAGTTCCCGCAAGGGGATTTTTCTTGAGCTCCTCGACCTCTTTCCTTAGCTTGATTATTTCTTCATGAGGCACTAAATCATAATCTTCATCCATTGCCACCACCTTTTTTTAATGAAAACAGAGCCGAAACAAAGCCTCTTGGCTTAATTATTGGCTGTATGATATGATATGTTCCTATATTCCTTTCTTAAATTGCTTTATAAATGTTGTGGTGGATTATTCCCATTTTGATGGTAAAATTTAAATATCAATTTTATCATTATACCTCCAGGTTTCGTCTTATGGTGTTGTCTGCGATGAGAATGACTGGAATGGAAGACTGATTTCTGATATGGAGACTTTGGAGGAAAAGACATGAGCAAGGTTGTCACAAGGTGCCCGAAATGCCGTGCAAAGATTAGCGAAGAGGATATTGTCTGTCCGAAATGCGGCGCTGATGTTGCCTGAATGGGAAATGAAGGCGGGACAGTAGATAGAATGGTTGATTGACTATTTCTTCGGGGCTGCTGCAGGTTTGGCATCCCCTTCCGCTGCCTTCTTCTCTTCAGGCGCCAGCTCATTGATTATTGTCAGCGGGATCTTTGCCTCTTTCAGTTTGCTCCTGATCTCAGACTTGGATTTGCCTTCCATTGATGAGATTATTGATTTTGCCGTCGCTTCGAACTCTGCTCTCTTATGCTTGATTTCTTCCTCGAGTTTCTTCCTCTCATCTTCCATCTGTTGGACCTCTTCTGCTGAGAGCTCTGTCTTCTCTTCCTTGATCTCCTTGTCGAACCTGCCGGCATCCACATCCTTGATTGCCTCGCGGGCCCTCTTTCCTTCAATCATGACACCCATGGAATCGCATGTACCCATGATCTCCTTGATTTTCTGCTTGAGATCTTTCCCGAGGAGGGCGTCTTCCTTCATCTTTGCGACCTTGATGATGTTCTCAATCCTTACGTCTGCCACGAATTCAGTCGGGTTCCCTGATCCCTTCTCAAGGTGGGCTTCTTTCAGGATGAGCGCTGATGCAGGCGGGGTGCCTACTGTGATCGTGTATTCTTTTGTGCTCTTGTCGATTATTATCTTGACAGGCACCTGCATGCCTTTGAAGCCTGCTGTCTTCTTGTTTATGTCAGCTATGACCTGGCCTATATTGAGTCCCATTGGGCCTAATGCTGGCCCTAATGGAGGCGCAGCTGTCGCTTTTCCGCCTTCGATCAATGCTTCCACTGTATCCTTAGCCATGATTTACGCAGAAACTAGGAACTATTTATATTTGTTTTGTATATCAAGGCTCTGTCAGGAGAATCAGCGTAGAGCGTGACTTTGCAACTTTTCACACTTTTTATATATGTTCTAGTGATTTAATTTCAATATTGATGGTATATTTTTGTAAAAAAGATTCATGATATCTGCAACTGATCAGGCATGGACCCCGGGAACAGACATGGATCAGAAAAATGAGTATGGATAAGAGGATCATATTGCGGCCAGTCACCCATAACGACATTTCATCAATAAAGGGGATAGAAAAAGATTATTCCTCTTCCCCTGTCTCATCATCCCTTCTGATGACCTTGATGGCATCCATCTTGACAGTGATAGGGATGGGTACTGCTGCCTCAAGAAGCTCGACAACAACCTCTTCCTTCTGCCGGTTGATACGGGTGACCTTGCATTTCTCTCTCTTGAACGGGCCTGAGATGATCTCTGCGATATCATTCTGCTTGACATTCATCTGCACCTTGACCTGCTCAAGCATGTGCTCGATCTCCTTGTAGTCGATCTCTTTTGGGAGGATACCTCGGGCATAAGGGATTCCTGTGGTGGCCTGCTCTGCATCCTGCCTTGTCGCAGCCTCCACGAACACATACCCCCTCATCCCGTGGGGCCTGACGAGCGAGAATACGTTCAGCCCTTTCTTCTCGGCATTTGTCGATACGAAATCAAGGACCTGGTCTTCCCTGTTCGCTGTGGTCCTCAAGGCATAAAGATGGGTGTCAGCTTTCTGTTCTGCTTGCTCTGCTTCCATTTTATCCTCCGAACAATGTGGACTTTATCATGGTTATTATGAAACCGAGAAGTCCGATTATGATGATGCCGAGGCCCGATACCTTGACTATCGTCTTGAATTCGAGCATTGTCGGCTTCTTCGTCACTTTGAGCACTCGCCAGCACTCTGCGAGATATGTCTTTGTCTTGAACCAAAATTCTGCCATTGTCTTCACCTGATCTGTATTGACTAATCCACAAATTCTATCCCGAGTTCATTCTCGATGTCTTTCTTGAATTTCCTGCGCACGGTCCTCTGCCCGAATATCTGGCTTGACTTGACACCCGTGATTATGAGCAGTGTCCTTATGACATTCGAGAGGTCCTCTGATATCTGGGCGCCCCAGATCACCCTTGCATCCTCATCGAGCTTCTCTGATATGGTCTCCACGATCCTGCGGGCCTCCTCGAGCGTCATGTCAGGTCCGCCTGCCACATTGATGAGCGCACCATTGGCACCTGTTATGTCGACATCAAGCAGCGGGTTGTTGAGCGCCTTCTCCACAGCATCTATCGCCCTGTTCTCTGTATCGCTCTCGCCGACGCCGATGAGCGCAACCCCTCCGTTGCCCATCACGGCCCTGATGTCCGCGAAATCCAGGTTGACCAGCCCTGCTTTTGTGACCAGCTCTGCTATCCCCTTGACTGCATTTGTGAGTATCTCATCTGCCACCTTGAACGCAGTATGCAGCGGGAGGTCCGGGGCCAGCTCAAGCAGCTTGTCGTTTGGTATGACTATCAGTGTGTCGACGAGGCTCTCCATCTTCTCAAGCCCGAGCACTGCATTCTCATATCGCCTTGCGCCTTCCATCGCGAAAGGCATTGTCACGATTCCCACCACTAGTGAACCGAGCTTCTTCGCCACTTCTGCGACCACAGGCGCTGAGCCTGTTCCTGTGCCTCCGCCGAGGCCGCATGTGATGAATACCATGTCCGCCCCTGCTATTGCGGACTTGATGTCATGCTCATTCTCTTTTGCCGCTTCTTCGCCTATTTTTGGGTTTGATCCGGCTCCGAGGCCTCTTGTGGTCTCTTTGCCTATGAGCAGTTTCTTGTCAGCTGATGTATAGAGCAGGTCCTGGGCATCGGTGTTTATGGCGACGGTCTCAGCGCCGGAGATGCCTATCTCAGTCATCCTGTTGATTGTGTTGTTGCCTCCTCCTCCGCATCCGACCACTTTTATTGTGGCCCTCTGCTTGGAGAGCACTTCCTCAAGCTCTGCATCGATCATGTTTGCCGAATTGTGCGGTCTGCTGAATTCGACCGGCCTCTCTGAGGCATTCTTGATGATTGTTTCCACTTTGGCCCACCTCTATTTGAAGATCAGTGATTTTGATGGCTTTTTTGATGATAAACTTATATATAAACCTATTCTTTCAGCCCTTCAGGCTCTTCAGTGTTGCTCAGGCCTTTCCCTTTCTGCTCTTCTCTCGGATCTCGTTTCTTCTCTTGCTTCTGCTCTAGTTTCTGCTCTTGCTTCTGCTCTAGTTTCTTCTCTTGTTTCTGCTCTTGTTCCGGATCTTGCTTGGCGGTGATTTTGACTTCCAGGTTAGTGATGTTTCTGAGCTTCTTTTCGAATTCTGTTATCACTTCATGCGGCAGCTGGATGCCTTTCTTGAACTCGACAGATGCATTTTTCCCGTCGGCTGATACAACGAACGACTCTTCCTTGACCCGTAGCAGTGTAGTTATGTAAGAACTGATCTGCTTTGCCTTGTCATCTATCTTCCCGAGCACCTTTACAAGGTATTTCACATTCTTTCCGGATAGGGGATGGTTGAAGTCGACTATCGTCCTCCCGCCGCTCACTGTCTTGACTGTCCCCATCATGCCGTCGATATTCACCTCGAGGCCGGGCATAGGGTTGATGTTCTGCTTCTTGAATTTTGACGTCGATATGAGCTGGATGAGCTTTGCGCTCTTCTTGCCGAATGCGTTCTCGGCATCTAGCTTGATCTGGTGCTCGCCGACATCCTTGCCGACAAGCGCATCTTCGAGACCCTGGAGCATCATGCCTTCTCCAACGCATATGATGACAGGACCGTATTTCATCTTCTCGTCATGGATGCCTTTCTCCTTCGCATCCTTCTCGATGGTTGTGTCGAAGAGTATGCTGTCTCCTGCCTCTTCATCCAGGTATCCTGAATATTCTATCTCAATGAAGTCTCCTTTTTTTATCATCTTTCTACCCCTATTTAGCTGATATTGTGTTTTGCGTGATACCAGAATTGGGATTGTTTTAAATGATTTTTGCTGCCATTTATAAATTTTACGCAAAAAGAAGAAGGATTTAGTACTATAAAATAGTAATATCAGTTAGATTTTTATATTATTGTCCTAAACCTTGTATCATGGTTATTGCGAAAAAATCTGGGAGATCAGCTTCTGAACCCATAGAATTGCCTGAATATTTTGCTTACCTGATGGGTCTCCAAAGGAATCTCAGGAAAGCGCTTGTCCTTGGCTCAGATTCACCATACACAAGATCTATTCTGAAGAATGGCCTGTCATCAGCCCTCACAGCTGTGGGCAAGGAGCTGAACCATGCAAGCTCCCGCAGTGTGATGTCCCGGGAGGAATGGGATGCTGCAGAGAAGAAAGCTTATTCTATTGATGTCCGTGTTGATGGCTTGTATTCCTTCCATCAGGACCTTATCAGGTATCGTTCGAATTTCGGCAGGATAGGCCGGACTTCTGCGGCAGATTGTGCAGCAGGTCTCATGGATACAGTGACACATGTCGTGAACATAGAGGATTACATCATGAGATTGCTGGATGATCCGTCAAAACCTTTCTACACATATGGATATATCATGGATAATGTCCATCCTGACATTGACCCGGATCTTTTTTCAGGGGTCCGGCATGATCCGTTGATGCTTAATGTGCTTTTCTTCCTGCAGAACAGTGAGACTGTCAGGCCTCAGCCGAATGATCAGCCTCCGAAGGTATACCCTCACGGGGTCAATGATGGGTGGGGGTGCCCGGAAGAATGGGATGCATTCAGGTATATGCTTGTCGCCGGGAGAAATGCTGAAGATGACACAAAGCTGACACAGGATGAGTTCAGTGGTCTGCTGAACAGGATGAAGAGCATGGATCTCATAAGGACAATGCATAAGTCAAGGCTTGAGATACACAAGAATTATCGGAAGGATATCTGAATCATGTCTGGGTTCAGCGGTTTCTTTTTGGCCAGTTCCTTTTTGGAGCAGCCTCATCTATCTTGTCCAGGATTGCCTTCGCGACCTCTTCCGCTGTCCTGTGTGTCGTGTCGATGATAAGGTCATAGTTGCTCTTGTCAAGATAATCAAAACCATAATACCTTATCCAGCGCTCCCTGTTTATCTCTTCTCTGGCTTTCAGGCTTTTCATGGCTTCATTTTTATCCTCGAAGCTTTCCTCTTCTCTTTTCTGTTTCACCCGTCTGTCGACTCTTACTGCAAGGTCTGCGTCTATGAACACCTTGAATGCGTGTGGTATGAAATGCGCCCCCAGCCAGGTGTCGATGACGATATTTTCCCGCTCTCCGAGCCTTGACTGCTTCTCATCGATCAGGGCGTCTATTTTCCTGTCTTTGGCCTCAAGTTCTCCGAGTTCCAGTATCGAGATGCTCTTCTCGCGCGCGATCTCGCGCTGCAGGTCCCCGATGGATGCATGCGCATATCCGAGTTTGGATGCAAGAATTTTTGCCACCGAGCTCTTTCCGGATCCGCCTGTTCCGCTGACAGTTATTATCATACCCAAGAATTCAGCTCTGTATTATAAATAGTTTATGGGATTAATAAATAGTTTATGGGATTATTCGACAAACAGGGTTGTCTTGACCTCAGCGAATACCTTGTCCCCTATGCTCATTGTGACTGGTGAGACGATTATGGTGCCGGTCCCTTTCTTCCTGCGTCTCTCTGCGCCCGATACGCAGTAGACCCCGATGTCACGCCCTCTCCAGTCGAAGGGGAATATCTTGGCGCCGAAACCCATGTAGACGATCTTCCTGCCGTCCATCTCTTCAGGGTCTGCCCTCTTCATGAGATACCCTGATGTGAATGGCAGTGCTGCTGTGCCCATCACAAGGTCTGCTTCTGTGAATCCTGTCCGCTCTTTCAGCTTTCCGAGCTGTTCCTGGTTGAGCTCGCATGCATCCAGTAGGCGCACTGGATATTCGCTGGTCAGGTCAGTTACATGACGGAGTTCTTGCGGGACCTCTGGTCTGACTCCGCCGTTTGCAGAAGAATAGGTGAATCTGAAGTCTGCTTTCTGTTTTTTTGTGGCATCATCGAATATGCCGACTCCGATTTCGCATTCCAGTCCGTCGTTGCCTGTCTCTGCTACGATGAACTGCAGGTCCCTTGAGGGATATGCCGGAGCCATGTTTCTCATTGTTACAGAAGTCAGATGAAGGCCGGCCATCCTTGGGTACATGGCCTTGACAGCCACCTCTGCAAGCGTCAGCATCTGCATCCCGGGCATGACGACATCCTCTAACCCGTATTTTTGAGCGCATGCGCATTCCCTGTGGACTGGATTGGTATCTCCTGTGAGATTGCAGACTGATGCAAAGCTGCCTGGGGTGGGCGTGTATACGAATGACATATCAGCCAATTGTTTTGGGAAGAGCATTGCAGAAGGTGACAATAAGGGGCTATATAAATTTTGACTAATTTCACTCATTCTGATCTTTCAGCAGTCCGGAGCCATCAGTCCCAAAACATATATAAAACAGTATATAAATATGGGAGTAGGGTAATATCATGATGAAGGCAAGGACAAAGTCAAAAGAGGTTCAGGATATCAATCAGCAGCTGAAGGATTATAAGGAAGAGTTCGGATCTAGGATCCTCGAATCAGGCCTTGATGCATCGACGCATAAGTTCAAGCATATGATGGATGACCTCTATGATTATCTTTCTGTCCAGTATGCCCCTGAGCCTGAGCTTGAGACAAGGATTGATATGAAGCTTGATAATCTGGGCAGCAGGATCTCGACACTCTCGAAGAAAGGTGAACTTTTTCTCTCCTCGATTGAAGGCCTTTCAGATTCTCTTTATGACTGGGAGCACCCGCCTGCCCCTAAGCCGGTGGAGGCTCCGAAGCATCGCTTTGAGCAGATAGATATGCCGCTCACAGGGACAAGATTTGAGCCAATGAAGGATTCTGGACCATCCTTATTGCAGAGGATCATTGATTTCTTTAAGAAGCTCTTTAAAAAGTGAACTTCCCCGCCCCAAAAGATTTAAATATACCTGATTTCGGATTT encodes the following:
- a CDS encoding zinc-ribbon domain-containing protein encodes the protein MSKVVTRCPKCRAKISEEDIVCPKCGADVA
- a CDS encoding 50S ribosomal protein L11 produces the protein MAKDTVEALIEGGKATAAPPLGPALGPMGLNIGQVIADINKKTAGFKGMQVPVKIIIDKSTKEYTITVGTPPASALILKEAHLEKGSGNPTEFVADVRIENIIKVAKMKEDALLGKDLKQKIKEIMGTCDSMGVMIEGKRAREAIKDVDAGRFDKEIKEEKTELSAEEVQQMEDERKKLEEEIKHKRAEFEATAKSIISSMEGKSKSEIRSKLKEAKIPLTIINELAPEEKKAAEGDAKPAAAPKK
- a CDS encoding transcription elongation factor Spt5, translated to MEAEQAEQKADTHLYALRTTANREDQVLDFVSTNAEKKGLNVFSLVRPHGMRGYVFVEAATRQDAEQATTGIPYARGILPKEIDYKEIEHMLEQVKVQMNVKQNDIAEIISGPFKREKCKVTRINRQKEEVVVELLEAAVPIPITVKMDAIKVIRRDDETGEEE
- a CDS encoding protein translocase SEC61 complex subunit gamma, giving the protein MAEFWFKTKTYLAECWRVLKVTKKPTMLEFKTIVKVSGLGIIIIGLLGFIITMIKSTLFGG
- the ftsZ gene encoding cell division protein FtsZ translates to MIDAELEEVLSKQRATIKVVGCGGGGNNTINRMTEIGISGAETVAINTDAQDLLYTSADKKLLIGKETTRGLGAGSNPKIGEEAAKENEHDIKSAIAGADMVFITCGLGGGTGTGSAPVVAEVAKKLGSLVVGIVTMPFAMEGARRYENAVLGLEKMESLVDTLIVIPNDKLLELAPDLPLHTAFKVADEILTNAVKGIAELVTKAGLVNLDFADIRAVMGNGGVALIGVGESDTENRAIDAVEKALNNPLLDVDITGANGALINVAGGPDMTLEEARRIVETISEKLDEDARVIWGAQISEDLSNVIRTLLIITGVKSSQIFGQRTVRRKFKKDIENELGIEFVD
- a CDS encoding FKBP-type peptidyl-prolyl cis-trans isomerase codes for the protein MIKKGDFIEIEYSGYLDEEAGDSILFDTTIEKDAKEKGIHDEKMKYGPVIICVGEGMMLQGLEDALVGKDVGEHQIKLDAENAFGKKSAKLIQLISTSKFKKQNINPMPGLEVNIDGMMGTVKTVSGGRTIVDFNHPLSGKNVKYLVKVLGKIDDKAKQISSYITTLLRVKEESFVVSADGKNASVEFKKGIQLPHEVITEFEKKLRNITNLEVKITAKQDPEQEQKQEKKLEQKQEQKLEQKQEKKRDPREEQKGKGLSNTEEPEGLKE
- a CDS encoding (d)CMP kinase, which translates into the protein MIITVSGTGGSGKSSVAKILASKLGYAHASIGDLQREIAREKSISILELGELEAKDRKIDALIDEKQSRLGERENIVIDTWLGAHFIPHAFKVFIDADLAVRVDRRVKQKREEESFEDKNEAMKSLKAREEINRERWIRYYGFDYLDKSNYDLIIDTTHRTAEEVAKAILDKIDEAAPKRNWPKRNR